The nucleotide sequence tatttaaacacctttggtgagaCATTTACACAACTttaatgaataaaatttttttagtgcTTTATGCGCATTtttttagtgtgattaagtgagATGACTGATTTGCTTCGCTGATTGCATGGAGAaaattgagtgattcaatttttattccctgatctaggttgtcaaggacaggttctttgaaggtctagtaggaaaaacccttccggtgacctaggttgctaagaacaagtTTCTTTGAGGTCTAGTAGAAAAAACCCATTTATCTATCCTTTTAAGTTTCTGTTGCGTCTTTTCTTCGTCTCTTTCTTATCCCTCTATCCTTCATTCTAATTTTTTCTTATCATCTGGTATCAGAGCCAGGTCGTaagtaaattcttatttatctacacGTTTAATGGGTTTTGTTTagtctctttgttttttttttctctttaatttctgcaaattcacTTTAGAATCCATaaaaaccaagaaaaaaaaaaagagtcacaAAAAATGATTGAGTATTACGATAGTGATGATGAAGGAATCTCATATGCAAAAAAGGTTCTCGATTGCAAATCCCTGTATTTAAAGGGAGGAATGATCCTGAAGCTTATTTCAGATGGGAAAGAAAGGTAGAGTCGATTTTTACAAATTGCATCCTTTCAGAGGAAAAGAAGGTTCGATTGGTACAAGCCAATTTTTCTGATGCTGCTCGTATATGCTGGATTGAATTAGGAAGATCTAGAAGACAGTACAAAAAGATCCCAATTTGCAGTTGGGAGAAGATCTAGCAAACCGGTCACTTAtcctaaaggtttggcccaaagttgggccaaacgaacCAAAAATGCTACACGGTTGGACCGAACTCAAGTTGGGCCAAGCTCAACTTATATAAAGCCATAAATGAGCCTAAGAAGCTCATTTCagcacacagagagagagagaaagagagagagagagaactcgaatagggagaagagaggagaaggatgTCACTATCActacaaaatttttatttgtttgtggAAGTTTTTTAGTGAGAGTTATTAGAACCTCCACAATCTAttttatttgtaaccattttaaataattaacaaaaactCTCACTGTTTGTTTTCAACccaattaattataaaaaacCCAACCCAAACAAATATTTACCAAGCccataccaaaaataaaaaaattgaagttaTTCGAGAGAGAGAGAACGAGGGAGATCAGAGTCTGAAACCCTAAAATCTGGATTCCATCACCACCGCCATTCATCTCCTTGCCGCCGTTGCCGCCAAGTCTCCTCCGTCAACGCGTCACCTGCTGGAGTTATGAATGGAAGACGAGGTGATCGTGGAGCCTCTCAATTCATGGAGCTCTCGCCTCTCGAGATAGTATTTTAGGGATGATTCCATTCAAATCGTTGAGGTAATGCTTAGATATTCCGTTTCTGCGTTGTCTTCCACGACAGCTTCTTTTGCTGGTTCTGATTTTGCTCCGCTAGCTTGAAGCACTCAGAGTGCGATTTCTTTGCAGACTCAGTGGCACTGGCTGAGGAGATCTGGAAGGTGAGCAAGATGGAGTCTCTGGAAGCTTCGATTGAAAGTGCATTTGAAGCTATCAGATCTCATGGAACTAATTCTCATATCATTCCAAGTCATTACGGTGAGAATTTGTTCTTGTTTAGTACGGGACTTAAATTTTGTGGTTTTAATTATGTGAATTGTATATGACACATTCTGTATTATAGGAATTGACTGGTTTGAGTACAAGAGATAACCAAAGAAAGCAAACCAAGTGAATGTGGAAGGGCCTAGGGTTCGATCTAATCCCAAATTGGATATAATCTGGAAGAAAGACTTAAGAAGGTTACACAATTTTTAATATCCTTACTTTATGCTGTAGAGTTATCTATTTGATTATTTGCTTGCTgtacatttttcttttgttaacaTTTTAATAGACGTGGGAGGGAATTCTAAGACTAAAATATTACTGCTAGGACAAAATATCATCTTCATGTCACTGAATCAGATCCTATTTTATTGCACTGCTAATTGAAAAAAAGGTCCCACATCTTGTTGAAAATatggtaatttttttataattttatcatttGTAGAATCTATATTGTGCTTGATGTGCAGGTTGGAGAATTTAAGCGCCTGCTTAGTGTTAAACCAACTCTTAAGAAGGAACTGATAAGTGCACCCATTGTGACTCATCCAAAATCATTGAAATTGCCAAAGGAGTTTGATGCAAGGACTCAATGGTCTCAGTGTAGTACCATTGGAAGAATTCTAGGTCATTTGCTTGCTCCTTCTCCATTGTTAAGTTTAATTTATTAATCAAATAGTTTGTTTGAAAGGAGGTGCTGAATCTTTTTTTTTCCTCATATCATAATAATATGGATTGGTGAATCAATTTCTGCATTGAAGATCAGgtaatttttccttttcttttctacatTTTAACCCTAAACAATATCAAGGTTCAAGAGGTACTTAGATAATCCTTATGCTGATTATTTAGGGTCATTGTGATTCTTGTTGGGCATTTGGTGCTGTAGAGTCATTATCAGATCGATTTTGCATTCATTTTGATGTGGTAAGTAATCTTATTACTGAGCAATATATTACTGTGTGTGAATATCAATAAATACATATCTTATTGAGGGATTTAAAGAGGATATGTGTAGTCAATATCATCCAACTTCttgaaattttgtttatttatcttaTCATAAACCCTTAGCTCTAGACCCTAAA is from Arachis ipaensis cultivar K30076 chromosome B01, Araip1.1, whole genome shotgun sequence and encodes:
- the LOC107618049 gene encoding cathepsin B-like protease 2: MELILISFQVITVGEFKRLLSVKPTLKKELISAPIVTHPKSLKLPKEFDARTQWSQCSTIGRILDQGHCDSCWAFGAVESLSDRFCIHFDVVSNLITEQYITVCEYQ